A stretch of Romeriopsis navalis LEGE 11480 DNA encodes these proteins:
- a CDS encoding cupin domain-containing protein: MALVKQVEVRSLDSFEGGMAKFFTPQTSHETMLVQVAAGAQDDLFVHRYQTDQLLVVRGSMVLVVLQDRRYRYIPLTDAQPTVVQIPPGVPHGAINPSNQGCVLVNAVLRHGAPYAPDYRPLRQPFPYDLAQAKRVLDQANQYAAA; this comes from the coding sequence ATGGCGCTTGTCAAACAGGTTGAAGTTCGATCATTGGATTCGTTCGAGGGTGGGATGGCCAAGTTTTTCACGCCCCAAACCAGTCATGAAACAATGCTGGTGCAAGTCGCCGCGGGTGCCCAGGATGATTTATTCGTGCATCGTTACCAGACGGATCAGCTGCTTGTGGTGCGTGGCAGCATGGTGTTGGTGGTGCTCCAAGATCGGCGATATCGGTATATTCCCTTGACCGATGCCCAGCCGACGGTGGTGCAGATTCCGCCCGGTGTGCCCCATGGGGCCATTAATCCCAGCAATCAGGGTTGTGTTTTGGTGAATGCTGTCTTGCGGCATGGAGCGCCTTACGCACCGGATTATCGTCCCCTGCGACAGCCGTTCCCTTACGATTTGGCGCAGGCCAAGCGTGTGTTAGACCAAGCCAACCAATATGCTGCCGCGTAG
- a CDS encoding response regulator transcription factor codes for MPLTILVADDDLGTRLSVTDYLELNGFVAVAAKNGREALAMVEQCRPHLIVTDIAMPQVDGHAFIRQIRSQPALRLLPVVFLTARDETADRIMGYQLGCDAYLAKPFELAELLAVVRNLLDRAQSVALEMQFSRSQQPANSALQPQSRSPYPREMNPPLEDEIPTPELSPREREVLNLLSSGGSNIQIGKELHLSPRTIEKHVSSLLRKTNMHNRSELVRYAIEHNLVN; via the coding sequence ATGCCCCTCACTATTTTGGTTGCAGACGATGATCTCGGAACAAGGCTCTCGGTGACAGATTACTTAGAGCTGAATGGATTTGTGGCGGTCGCTGCGAAAAATGGTCGGGAAGCCCTGGCCATGGTGGAGCAATGCCGTCCCCATCTCATCGTGACGGATATTGCCATGCCACAGGTGGATGGTCATGCATTCATTCGCCAAATTCGCAGTCAACCCGCATTGCGTTTATTGCCGGTGGTGTTTTTGACGGCCCGCGATGAGACCGCCGATCGGATCATGGGCTATCAATTGGGCTGTGATGCCTACTTGGCCAAACCGTTTGAGTTGGCTGAGTTGCTGGCGGTGGTGCGGAATTTGCTTGATCGCGCCCAAAGTGTCGCCTTAGAAATGCAATTCTCCCGGAGTCAGCAACCGGCAAATTCTGCCCTTCAGCCGCAATCGCGCAGTCCCTATCCGCGTGAAATGAATCCGCCCCTGGAGGACGAAATCCCGACGCCCGAGCTGAGTCCACGGGAGCGTGAAGTGCTAAATTTGCTCAGCTCTGGGGGGTCGAATATTCAAATTGGCAAGGAACTGCATCTCAGCCCCCGCACGATCGAAAAGCATGTCAGCAGCTTATTGCGGAAGACGAATATGCATAATCGATCAGAACTCGTCCGATATGCGATCGAACATAACTTGGTGAATTAG
- a CDS encoding low molecular weight protein-tyrosine-phosphatase, translated as MTYRLLFVCLGNICRSPSAENIMNHLVQQRGLSQQVQCDSAGTSSYHIGSSPDRRMSAAAQRKLGFPLVGAARQFEATDFEQFDLILAMDQDNYAQMSQLDRQGKYTERLKLMCEFCREHTLRSVPDPYYGGEDGFNFVIDLLVDACNGLLDELIETGAIQG; from the coding sequence ATGACTTACCGGCTGTTATTTGTTTGTTTAGGTAATATCTGTCGATCGCCGTCAGCCGAAAACATCATGAATCATCTTGTCCAGCAACGGGGACTCAGCCAGCAAGTCCAGTGTGATTCTGCGGGAACATCGAGCTACCACATCGGTTCATCCCCCGATCGTCGGATGAGTGCCGCCGCCCAACGCAAACTCGGCTTTCCGCTCGTCGGTGCCGCCCGACAATTTGAGGCCACCGATTTTGAGCAGTTCGACTTAATCCTCGCCATGGATCAGGACAACTATGCACAAATGTCACAGCTCGATCGCCAAGGCAAATACACCGAGCGGCTCAAACTAATGTGTGAGTTCTGTCGTGAACATACCTTGCGCTCGGTTCCCGATCCCTATTACGGCGGCGAAGACGGATTTAACTTCGTAATCGATCTCCTCGTTGATGCCTGTAATGGACTACTAGACGAATTGATTGAAACAGGGGCAATTCAGGGCTAG
- a CDS encoding YbaB/EbfC family nucleoid-associated protein: protein MAQGQGFGFGLGKMKELTEAIKKAQQVQEGAKQLQEELEDMRIQGEAGGGKVTVTMSGNQEPLDVSISEEALGEGAEVLSDLVLAAVKDAYGKSTETMKGKMEDLTGGLNLPGF, encoded by the coding sequence ATGGCACAGGGACAAGGCTTTGGCTTCGGCCTCGGCAAAATGAAGGAACTGACTGAGGCCATCAAAAAAGCCCAGCAGGTCCAAGAAGGCGCGAAACAACTCCAGGAAGAGCTGGAGGACATGCGGATTCAAGGTGAAGCCGGTGGGGGCAAAGTAACCGTCACGATGAGTGGCAACCAGGAACCGCTCGATGTCAGCATTTCGGAAGAAGCTCTGGGCGAAGGGGCAGAAGTGCTTTCTGACCTGGTTTTGGCTGCTGTTAAAGACGCCTACGGAAAATCGACAGAAACGATGAAAGGCAAAATGGAAGACTTAACTGGTGGTTTGAATCTGCCAGGCTTCTAG
- the murB gene encoding UDP-N-acetylmuramate dehydrogenase, with the protein MTLSNSTLSTLSTAKPSSSHHSSAYNNSTVTNLTAPTLIRAGTLPDAIVLDENCVIKPQIAFTRLTSFQVGGAAEWFIAPRTLEQLQMSLQWAASEGVPVTMLGRGSNLLVSDKGLPGLVISTKHLKRIEFDHEQGLVTVDAGVYLPPLARQIAQFGWQGFEWAVGVPGTIGGAVVMNAGAHGGSVSDTLVNAKVLLPDGTMQILTPEEMAFRYRTSNLQSGGRFVTQATFKLAMGADPIAVESQMNHWYDQRKSSQPYDKPSCGSVFRNPEPQKAAWLIEQAGLKGYQIGGAKVAHRHANFILNCGDATAGDIFRLIHHVRSQVKAQWDLELHPEVRMLGAFEAA; encoded by the coding sequence ATGACGCTCAGTAATTCGACGCTATCGACCCTCAGCACAGCTAAACCTAGCTCGTCGCACCATTCATCCGCTTATAACAATTCCACTGTGACTAACCTGACCGCCCCCACATTGATTCGCGCCGGTACCCTACCAGACGCAATTGTCCTCGACGAGAACTGTGTAATTAAGCCTCAGATCGCTTTCACCCGATTGACGAGTTTCCAAGTTGGGGGGGCAGCGGAATGGTTTATTGCGCCGCGGACGCTTGAACAGTTGCAGATGAGTTTGCAGTGGGCGGCGAGCGAAGGGGTTCCAGTCACAATGCTGGGCCGTGGTTCAAACCTCTTGGTCAGCGATAAAGGTTTGCCCGGACTGGTTATTTCGACCAAACACCTCAAACGCATTGAGTTTGACCATGAGCAAGGTCTGGTCACGGTTGACGCTGGCGTTTACCTCCCACCCTTAGCACGGCAAATTGCCCAGTTTGGCTGGCAAGGCTTTGAATGGGCCGTCGGCGTCCCAGGCACCATTGGGGGAGCGGTGGTGATGAATGCTGGAGCCCATGGTGGCAGCGTTTCTGACACATTGGTCAACGCGAAGGTGCTACTCCCAGATGGCACAATGCAAATCTTGACCCCCGAAGAAATGGCGTTCCGCTATCGCACCTCCAATCTGCAATCGGGCGGGCGATTTGTCACTCAGGCGACCTTTAAGCTGGCCATGGGGGCAGACCCGATCGCCGTTGAATCACAGATGAATCACTGGTACGACCAGCGTAAGAGTTCGCAGCCCTACGACAAGCCGAGCTGTGGGAGCGTCTTCCGCAATCCAGAACCGCAAAAAGCCGCATGGCTGATTGAGCAAGCAGGACTCAAAGGGTATCAAATCGGTGGCGCCAAAGTCGCACATCGCCACGCCAACTTTATTTTGAACTGCGGTGATGCCACGGCAGGGGATATCTTCCGGTTGATCCACCACGTACGTTCTCAGGTGAAGGCACAATGGGATTTGGAATTGCATCCAGAAGTCCGGATGCTCGGTGCATTTGAGGCCGCTTAG
- the murC gene encoding UDP-N-acetylmuramate--L-alanine ligase — MLDSPDFSGKPFHFIGVGGIGMSAIAHVLAAQGLPVSGSDIRLTHITERLQSLGVEVFLKQEAANIEYFLSRQRIPVGVAVETTETQLPQVVCSTAINPSNPEYKRALELGCPIFHRSDILAGLIQQHQSISVAGTHGKTTTSSLIAHMLVECGVDPTVVVGGEVPSLGGNARSGKSEYLVAEADESDGSLVKFQSYIGVLTNIELDHPDHYSDLDQVVDTFKQFSERCQHIIGSIDCPVVRERFAPAIGYSLDAASGADYCASQIEYSGHHTTAEIWERGTRLGSLTLKLLGKHNLSNALAAIAVGRFLELDFATIAAALATAEGAKRRFELRGEVNNIRFIDDYAHHPSEIQTTLAAAKLQAQADGRRLVAVFQPHRFTRTLTFLPEFAQSFVDAEVVAISDIYSAGEVNPGNVTGQHLVNEIAKYQPTVYYQPTLAAMEEFLNQTLEPGDMAIFLGAGNLNQVIPKLIDAQSTLKK, encoded by the coding sequence ATGCTGGATTCGCCTGATTTCAGCGGGAAACCGTTTCACTTTATCGGTGTTGGTGGGATTGGCATGTCGGCGATCGCCCACGTGTTAGCCGCGCAAGGTCTACCAGTTTCTGGTTCAGACATTCGCTTAACCCACATCACTGAACGTCTACAGTCGCTGGGGGTTGAGGTCTTCCTCAAACAAGAAGCGGCGAATATCGAGTATTTTCTATCCCGTCAACGGATCCCCGTGGGAGTAGCGGTTGAGACGACCGAGACGCAGCTCCCTCAGGTGGTTTGTTCAACGGCGATCAATCCATCGAACCCTGAGTACAAAAGAGCGCTGGAATTAGGCTGTCCAATCTTCCACCGCTCCGATATTCTCGCGGGTCTGATTCAACAACATCAGAGTATTTCCGTTGCCGGCACGCACGGTAAAACCACAACGAGCAGCTTAATCGCACATATGTTGGTGGAATGTGGTGTCGATCCAACGGTGGTGGTGGGTGGTGAAGTGCCCAGTCTCGGTGGTAATGCCCGATCGGGGAAAAGTGAGTACCTTGTGGCGGAAGCCGATGAATCCGATGGTTCGCTGGTGAAATTTCAGTCTTACATCGGTGTTCTCACTAATATAGAACTGGACCATCCGGATCATTACAGTGATCTTGATCAAGTTGTGGACACGTTCAAGCAATTTAGCGAACGCTGCCAACATATTATTGGTTCAATTGATTGTCCGGTCGTGCGCGAACGCTTTGCCCCCGCAATTGGCTACAGCTTAGATGCCGCCAGTGGTGCTGATTATTGCGCCAGCCAGATTGAATATAGTGGTCACCACACCACAGCCGAGATTTGGGAGCGCGGTACACGGCTTGGATCCCTCACACTAAAATTACTCGGAAAACATAATTTGAGTAACGCCCTCGCAGCGATCGCCGTTGGGCGTTTTTTAGAACTTGATTTCGCCACAATTGCAGCGGCTTTAGCCACCGCCGAAGGGGCCAAACGCCGGTTTGAGCTGCGGGGCGAGGTAAATAATATTCGCTTTATTGACGACTACGCCCATCACCCCAGCGAAATTCAAACAACCCTGGCCGCGGCAAAACTCCAGGCTCAAGCCGACGGTCGCCGCTTGGTTGCCGTGTTTCAACCCCACCGATTTACTCGCACGCTAACGTTTTTGCCGGAATTTGCTCAGTCCTTTGTGGATGCAGAAGTAGTCGCAATCAGTGATATCTACAGTGCTGGCGAAGTTAACCCCGGTAATGTTACGGGTCAGCACCTAGTCAATGAAATTGCGAAGTATCAGCCAACTGTCTACTATCAGCCGACCTTGGCAGCCATGGAAGAATTCCTGAACCAGACACTAGAACCTGGTGATATGGCAATTTTCCTCGGCGCTGGGAACCTTAATCAAGTGATCCCCAAATTGATTGATGCACAGTCAACTTTGAAAAAATGA
- a CDS encoding type I glyceraldehyde-3-phosphate dehydrogenase — protein MVRVAINGFGRIGRIFLRCWAQRQNSDFQVVAINATSDPKTSAHLFKYDSVMGTFKGELSADENSMTVNGHVIKCCSDRNPDNLPWKEWDIDLVIESTGVFTSREGAQRHINAGAKKVLITAPGKNDDGTFVVGVNDGDYDHDKCQIISNASCTTNCLAPIVKVLHEKLTIIKGTMTTTHSYTGDQRILDSTHRDLRRARAAAVNMVPTSTGAAKAVALVLPDLAGKLNGVAMRVPTPNVSMVDLVAIVEKSTITEELNQILKTASETSMKGIIKYCDEPLVSSDHVGTDESSIVDAALTLVMGGDMIKVMAWYDNEWGYSQRVVDLAEVVARKWK, from the coding sequence GTGGTTAGAGTCGCAATCAACGGATTCGGAAGGATTGGACGGATTTTCTTACGCTGCTGGGCCCAGCGGCAGAACAGCGACTTCCAAGTGGTTGCGATCAACGCGACCTCGGACCCTAAGACGAGCGCTCACTTATTTAAGTATGACTCCGTCATGGGCACCTTCAAAGGTGAACTGTCCGCAGATGAGAATTCGATGACCGTGAATGGTCATGTCATCAAGTGTTGTTCGGACCGTAATCCCGATAACCTTCCTTGGAAAGAGTGGGACATTGATTTGGTGATTGAATCGACCGGTGTATTCACCAGTCGTGAAGGTGCGCAGCGTCATATCAATGCTGGTGCGAAGAAGGTGTTGATTACAGCACCAGGTAAAAACGACGACGGGACTTTCGTGGTGGGCGTCAACGATGGCGACTATGACCATGATAAGTGTCAAATCATTAGTAATGCGAGTTGCACCACTAACTGCCTCGCGCCGATCGTCAAGGTTCTCCATGAGAAGCTGACGATTATCAAAGGTACGATGACGACGACTCATAGTTACACCGGTGACCAGCGAATCTTGGATTCCACGCACCGTGACTTGCGTCGTGCTCGTGCGGCGGCGGTCAACATGGTCCCGACTTCGACCGGTGCCGCGAAAGCTGTGGCGTTAGTTCTGCCGGACTTGGCGGGTAAGTTGAACGGTGTGGCAATGCGTGTGCCGACGCCCAACGTTTCGATGGTTGATTTGGTCGCCATCGTTGAGAAGAGCACCATTACTGAAGAGCTCAATCAGATCTTGAAGACTGCTTCTGAGACTTCGATGAAGGGGATCATCAAGTACTGTGATGAGCCGTTGGTATCCTCTGACCACGTTGGTACAGATGAATCTTCTATTGTTGACGCCGCATTGACCCTGGTGATGGGCGGCGACATGATTAAAGTCATGGCCTGGTATGACAATGAGTGGGGCTACAGCCAGCGTGTGGTTGACCTTGCAGAAGTTGTTGCTCGGAAGTGGAAGTAG
- a CDS encoding GAF domain-containing sensor histidine kinase has protein sequence MESSLPDLEDASQLIASSGDAFVGEIPASPTPLSPKQQLISRVLGRIRETVDLDTILQLTVEEVRQVLDADRVGLFRFYPDRDWEGALVVEDVRQPWTSALEKTVQDHCFSQRFAAHYQAGRINVIHDIYAENYTPCYLQLLEAFQVRANIVAPLRCHDQLWGLLCIHQCGDQRDWLPDEIDFVQQVSEQMSIALQQADALRRIRAQATELAQAQLRDRASQQRQAINAIVDKIRRSLDLDQIFQTTTEELRHLLGVDRMALYRFNPDWTGEFVCESVDQPWTSLITLQHEHAVIRQNVDACVPNLLPLADSHIQVSQGGQFAQGQVVCVRDDVQAAGLSDCYLKTLQLYQAQAYMIVSVYQGEKLWGLFAAFQNSAPRHWEADEIDVLMQVGGQFGIALQQAETLHQVKTQAADLAKAAKRQKSLAKTINQIRQSLDIDTIFQVTTQEVQQLLNVDRVAIYRFGPEWTGEFVADSMADSTDKLCLQQGQSSITCLLQSEITVDQYPRHESFVPILQGDQLWGLLLAYQQHQPRCWSVEDNDLLAQVGGQLGIALQQAELLAQTRRQTTELTQTLRQLRRSQSQLIQGEKMASLGQMVAGVAHEINNPNNFILGNLKHFEAYTQEMIQILTLYGLEHTTPSPELAELLESLDLEFLRTDAPQAIKSMIHGGERIRRIVQSLRTFSHLDQSSLKQVNLHKGIKSALAIVQHRLKLSQYPHPIQVLKQFGDIPLVECLAADINQVFLQLINNAIDALHRAAAAGVFNEQRQPTITLTTHDEGDGQVAVMIVDNGLGMTSDVQAKIFDPFFTTKAIGNGVGLGLSTSYQIITQRHGGELYCASTLGAGTEFFLRIPVAAAAAARESQ, from the coding sequence ATGGAATCCTCGCTGCCTGATCTAGAAGATGCGTCGCAACTCATTGCGTCTTCTGGTGATGCTTTTGTTGGTGAAATCCCGGCTTCCCCAACGCCACTATCCCCCAAACAGCAGCTAATTTCTCGTGTTTTAGGTAGGATTCGCGAGACGGTTGATTTAGACACGATCTTGCAATTGACGGTGGAAGAAGTCCGACAAGTTCTGGATGCCGATCGAGTGGGATTATTTCGCTTCTATCCCGATCGTGACTGGGAAGGGGCATTAGTGGTTGAGGATGTGCGGCAACCGTGGACTTCTGCGTTAGAAAAAACGGTGCAGGATCACTGTTTTAGTCAGCGATTTGCGGCCCATTATCAGGCGGGGCGCATTAACGTTATCCATGATATTTACGCTGAAAACTATACACCGTGTTATCTCCAGCTCTTAGAAGCCTTTCAAGTGCGGGCGAATATTGTGGCGCCGTTGCGTTGTCATGATCAACTGTGGGGGCTGCTTTGTATTCATCAATGTGGCGATCAGCGGGATTGGTTGCCGGATGAAATTGACTTTGTGCAGCAAGTGTCCGAGCAGATGAGTATTGCGTTGCAACAGGCGGATGCCTTACGTCGGATACGGGCGCAAGCCACCGAACTGGCCCAAGCTCAATTGCGTGATCGTGCTTCACAGCAGCGCCAGGCCATTAATGCGATCGTCGATAAAATTCGGCGTTCGCTAGATCTCGACCAGATTTTTCAGACCACGACTGAGGAACTGCGCCACCTACTGGGTGTCGATCGTATGGCCTTATATCGGTTTAATCCGGACTGGACGGGTGAATTTGTCTGTGAATCAGTTGATCAGCCTTGGACTTCGTTGATTACCTTGCAACATGAGCATGCGGTAATTCGTCAAAATGTTGATGCTTGTGTGCCGAATCTTTTGCCGCTCGCCGATAGTCATATACAGGTGAGTCAAGGCGGACAGTTTGCCCAGGGACAAGTTGTTTGTGTGCGGGATGATGTTCAGGCCGCCGGACTGAGTGATTGCTATTTAAAAACACTGCAACTGTATCAAGCCCAGGCTTATATGATCGTGTCGGTTTATCAGGGGGAGAAGCTATGGGGCTTATTTGCCGCATTTCAAAATTCCGCGCCGCGCCATTGGGAAGCGGATGAAATTGATGTGTTGATGCAAGTGGGGGGGCAATTCGGGATTGCTTTGCAGCAAGCGGAGACCCTGCACCAAGTCAAAACCCAGGCAGCAGACTTAGCCAAAGCGGCAAAGCGCCAAAAATCTTTGGCCAAGACAATTAACCAGATTCGGCAATCCTTAGACATTGACACAATTTTCCAGGTAACGACTCAGGAAGTCCAGCAACTCCTGAATGTCGATCGTGTCGCAATTTATCGATTTGGCCCGGAATGGACTGGGGAATTTGTGGCTGATTCAATGGCCGATAGCACTGATAAGTTGTGTTTGCAGCAGGGCCAGTCATCGATTACTTGCTTACTGCAGTCAGAAATTACCGTCGATCAGTACCCGCGCCATGAATCGTTTGTGCCAATTTTGCAGGGTGATCAGTTATGGGGTTTGTTGTTGGCCTATCAGCAGCATCAACCGCGCTGTTGGTCAGTGGAAGATAATGATTTGCTGGCCCAAGTGGGGGGACAGCTGGGGATTGCCCTACAGCAAGCCGAATTGTTAGCACAAACTCGGCGTCAGACCACCGAGTTGACCCAGACATTACGGCAATTACGGCGTTCGCAAAGCCAGCTAATCCAAGGCGAGAAAATGGCCAGCCTGGGGCAGATGGTGGCCGGAGTAGCACATGAAATTAATAACCCGAATAATTTTATCCTGGGCAATCTCAAGCATTTTGAAGCCTATACCCAAGAAATGATTCAGATTCTGACGCTGTACGGACTGGAGCATACAACGCCCTCGCCGGAACTCGCCGAATTACTTGAATCACTGGATTTAGAATTCCTGCGAACCGATGCCCCACAGGCGATCAAATCGATGATTCATGGTGGGGAACGCATTCGCCGGATTGTCCAATCGTTGCGCACGTTTTCGCATCTTGATCAGTCGAGCCTGAAGCAAGTGAATTTGCATAAGGGCATTAAAAGTGCGCTGGCGATCGTCCAGCATCGTTTGAAGTTAAGCCAATATCCCCACCCGATTCAGGTGCTGAAGCAGTTTGGGGATATTCCTTTGGTTGAATGCTTGGCCGCCGATATCAATCAAGTTTTTTTGCAGCTGATCAATAATGCCATTGATGCATTGCATCGGGCGGCGGCGGCGGGCGTATTCAACGAACAGCGTCAGCCGACAATCACCCTCACCACTCACGATGAAGGGGATGGCCAGGTTGCGGTGATGATTGTCGATAACGGTTTGGGCATGACATCGGATGTGCAAGCTAAGATTTTTGATCCATTTTTTACGACTAAAGCGATCGGTAATGGTGTGGGCCTGGGTTTATCAACCAGCTATCAGATCATCACGCAGCGCCATGGTGGAGAGCTTTATTGTGCTTCGACGCTGGGTGCGGGGACAGAATTTTTCCTCCGCATTCCCGTGGCGGCGGCGGCTGCCGCACGAGAATCCCAATAG
- a CDS encoding M48 family metallopeptidase: MPTITLNQRRIHQLELVARNAPKTYRQKVLAYLVLGYFILGGYVLGTVLLGLICANLGLQLFQFFLPQLPLSLLGLLLSGGSAIALWSSAWMVLRACTRNLYPSPGIRLRRVQAPLLFDLVDRLCDQAGVAQFDHVRLTSEFRVAVCQHPRILGWDPAQNYLLLGVPLLMALSPTQFQALIGRELGHVAQPQTAAWSRHIYGLRQTWLNLLNGLEGRHHVLEYLPRLLLRGYVPQLLTYSFALARIQEYRADQFAAELISRKAIGEALVRSAVCAADWQQLVVDVMQQANHQPQLPPDCFSQILQRLGQGRTVVHERTLLQQLLNGKTDLIHTLPALRDRLMVLGYRREQLQPVSMPVSTAAQTYLGTAWDELREQCDRSWSPDYAVAWQQQYQQFRLINSRLESLASASLTNPLDALRYARKTLEWLGPQEAIPCYQSLLDRDPGNQALHYELGTLLLAQADDRGVAHLEEVIRIDPTRIVEICQDLHRYYLQSGNPAMAEKYVGLVNWHFPAVCAG; encoded by the coding sequence ATGCCTACGATTACCCTAAATCAACGCCGTATTCATCAATTAGAACTAGTTGCTCGCAACGCCCCTAAGACTTATCGCCAAAAGGTCTTGGCATATTTGGTTTTGGGCTATTTCATTCTGGGTGGTTATGTCCTAGGAACCGTACTGCTGGGTCTGATATGCGCGAATCTGGGGCTCCAGCTATTTCAATTTTTCCTGCCCCAACTGCCCTTGAGTCTGTTGGGCCTGTTGCTCAGTGGCGGGAGCGCAATTGCTTTATGGAGTTCGGCCTGGATGGTTTTACGGGCCTGCACCCGGAACCTGTATCCATCGCCGGGTATTCGGTTGCGACGCGTACAAGCGCCGCTGTTGTTTGATTTAGTCGATCGGCTTTGCGATCAAGCCGGAGTGGCACAATTCGACCATGTGCGCTTGACCTCGGAATTTCGTGTGGCGGTTTGCCAGCATCCGCGCATTCTGGGATGGGACCCGGCCCAGAATTATCTTTTGTTGGGTGTGCCTTTGTTGATGGCACTTTCCCCGACGCAATTCCAAGCGCTCATTGGTCGGGAATTAGGCCATGTCGCCCAACCGCAGACGGCCGCCTGGAGTCGTCATATCTATGGGTTACGGCAGACTTGGCTGAACCTATTGAACGGGCTGGAAGGTCGTCATCATGTGCTGGAATATTTGCCGCGACTGTTGTTGCGGGGGTATGTGCCGCAGTTATTGACGTATAGTTTCGCCCTAGCGCGGATCCAGGAATATCGCGCCGATCAGTTTGCCGCTGAGTTGATTAGCCGTAAAGCGATCGGCGAAGCCTTGGTGCGATCGGCGGTTTGCGCCGCTGATTGGCAACAGTTGGTGGTTGACGTGATGCAGCAGGCAAATCATCAACCGCAGTTGCCGCCGGACTGTTTTAGTCAAATTTTGCAGCGATTGGGCCAAGGTCGTACCGTCGTGCACGAGCGAACGTTGCTGCAACAGCTGTTGAATGGGAAAACGGATCTGATTCATACCCTGCCCGCGTTGCGCGATCGCTTGATGGTATTGGGGTATCGGCGAGAGCAGCTACAGCCAGTGTCCATGCCGGTCTCAACTGCCGCCCAGACCTATCTTGGGACAGCTTGGGATGAATTGCGGGAGCAGTGTGATCGCAGTTGGTCGCCGGACTATGCGGTGGCTTGGCAGCAGCAATACCAACAATTTCGGCTAATAAATTCCCGGCTAGAATCGCTGGCATCGGCCTCACTGACGAATCCCCTTGATGCGTTGCGCTATGCGCGCAAAACCTTGGAATGGCTGGGCCCCCAGGAGGCAATTCCTTGTTATCAGTCCCTACTCGATCGTGATCCTGGTAATCAAGCGTTGCATTATGAACTGGGCACATTACTGTTGGCGCAGGCGGACGATCGGGGCGTGGCCCATTTAGAGGAAGTGATTCGGATTGATCCCACCCGGATTGTCGAAATTTGCCAAGATTTACATCGGTATTATCTCCAGTCGGGGAATCCGGCGATGGCCGAGAAGTATGTGGGTCTGGTGAATTGGCATTTCCCGGCAGTTTGTGCTGGATAA
- a CDS encoding L,D-transpeptidase family protein, producing the protein MPRFLSRPLRVSLIIMLGLGTIYKFAHGRGLIPSVSSLTALAHPIVCPADATMHAPPNVDGWLRADQSLQQLVPQDFDQKKVSLLIEKSKHRLTVYYDGVALKSYPVVFGRGKGDKRREGDLKTPEGILKIQDKYPHPDWSKFLWLDYPNQQSRCKHNRAKQTGKIPLWSTVGSEVGIHGVPAGADDMVINRINWTWGCPSMRNADINELYPFVPVGTIVEIVA; encoded by the coding sequence ATGCCACGCTTCCTATCCAGACCCTTACGGGTTTCACTGATCATCATGCTTGGACTCGGGACAATCTATAAGTTTGCCCACGGACGCGGGTTAATTCCATCGGTCAGCAGTCTCACCGCGCTGGCACATCCGATCGTCTGTCCCGCTGATGCCACAATGCATGCGCCACCCAACGTCGATGGCTGGCTTCGAGCCGATCAATCACTCCAACAGCTCGTTCCCCAAGATTTTGATCAGAAAAAAGTTTCTCTCCTGATTGAAAAAAGCAAGCATCGACTCACGGTTTACTACGACGGTGTGGCCCTGAAGTCTTATCCCGTCGTCTTTGGTCGTGGCAAAGGCGATAAACGCCGGGAGGGTGATCTCAAAACGCCCGAAGGTATTCTCAAAATCCAGGACAAGTATCCTCATCCTGACTGGTCAAAATTTCTGTGGTTGGATTATCCCAATCAGCAATCCCGCTGCAAACATAACCGGGCCAAACAAACTGGCAAGATCCCACTCTGGAGCACGGTCGGTAGCGAGGTCGGGATTCATGGTGTGCCCGCCGGGGCCGATGATATGGTCATCAACCGAATCAATTGGACCTGGGGCTGCCCCTCGATGCGGAATGCCGATATTAATGAGTTGTATCCCTTTGTGCCAGTCGGGACGATCGTCGAAATTGTGGCTTAG